One Weissella ceti DNA window includes the following coding sequences:
- a CDS encoding methylated-DNA--[protein]-cysteine S-methyltransferase translates to MEKLMYESPIGEIVILTDMNYVKGLWFSDQKFEGAQYKLDEIVEKNSKMGKLVAKWLDDYFNQKHPSLSQLLLAPEVTEFRNKVLGVLIDTPYGETRSYKELYEQINLKSEKRIGSIRAVGGAVGHNPISIIIPCHRIVGSDGKLTGYAGGIDRKKYLLKLEGVDVDLEKDRIN, encoded by the coding sequence ATGGAAAAATTGATGTATGAATCACCGATTGGAGAAATTGTGATTCTAACCGACATGAACTATGTTAAAGGGTTGTGGTTTAGTGATCAAAAATTTGAAGGTGCGCAATACAAGTTAGATGAAATTGTAGAAAAAAATTCGAAAATGGGGAAACTCGTTGCAAAATGGTTAGATGATTATTTTAATCAAAAGCACCCCAGTTTATCACAATTGTTGCTGGCTCCCGAAGTAACTGAATTTAGAAATAAAGTCTTGGGTGTATTAATAGATACGCCATATGGTGAGACTAGATCGTATAAAGAGTTATATGAACAAATAAATCTGAAGAGTGAAAAACGGATTGGGTCGATTCGTGCTGTGGGAGGTGCAGTTGGACACAATCCTATTTCTATTATTATTCCTTGTCATCGGATTGTCGGCAGCGATGGGAAGTTAACAGGGTATGCAGGTGGAATTGATAGGAAGAAATATTTATTAAAGTTAGAAGGCGTTGATGTGGATCTTGAAAAAGATCGGATTAATTGA
- a CDS encoding TVP38/TMEM64 family protein, giving the protein MTTNEQQTTAEQPKRQRSERNKYFQWFIQGVSYAGIAFTIWACWKLYQMGAFTDPDVMMNLVKGYGVWAPIIFMFIQIIQVVIPIIPGGITLAVGVMIFGPWWGFVYNYVGIVVGSFILFWLGRRYGMKLVEAFVSDKVMDKYMSKLDTKGWRTTFAIMILLPVAPDDALVLLTSLTKMSWREFFWIIVLCKPATVAAYSFAMMYGMEWLTKLIG; this is encoded by the coding sequence ATGACAACAAATGAGCAACAAACAACTGCAGAACAACCAAAGCGTCAACGTTCTGAACGAAACAAATATTTCCAATGGTTTATTCAAGGGGTATCATATGCAGGAATTGCATTTACGATTTGGGCATGTTGGAAGTTATATCAAATGGGAGCATTTACCGATCCTGATGTTATGATGAACTTGGTTAAGGGATACGGTGTCTGGGCACCCATTATCTTTATGTTCATTCAAATCATTCAAGTGGTTATTCCAATCATTCCGGGTGGAATTACACTAGCGGTTGGAGTTATGATTTTCGGCCCATGGTGGGGATTCGTATACAACTATGTTGGAATTGTTGTAGGATCATTTATTCTATTCTGGCTTGGTCGTCGCTACGGGATGAAGCTTGTTGAAGCATTTGTTAGTGACAAGGTCATGGACAAGTACATGAGTAAGTTGGACACAAAAGGATGGCGTACAACGTTTGCCATCATGATTTTGTTGCCAGTCGCTCCAGATGATGCATTAGTATTGCTAACTAGTCTAACGAAGATGAGTTGGCGTGAATTCTTCTGGATTATTGTGTTGTGTAAACCAGCAACTGTTGCCGCATACAGTTTTGCAATGATGTACGGAATGGAATGGTTGACTAAATTAATCGGTTAA
- a CDS encoding ribonuclease H1 domain-containing protein, protein MKTYAIVGNKYEGLYTKPWSEVQKLTQTKPAPKFKGFATKAEAQAWFDAQKSGSRSYETAYDGAFKADKNRFYIFTDGGSRNTGNVSGGHVKSTDKAAWAIAIYAGSDLKTPVFSDTKGYFGRTNNEMEMLALINALLQAAKTDHPVTIVSDSKYVLDSVTNWMYNWQKNGWKKTSGEIANLKGWQQIFELIQPLEDRLNFIWVKGHATSAGNVLVDRLLNESMDAL, encoded by the coding sequence ATGAAAACATATGCAATCGTTGGTAATAAATACGAGGGATTATATACAAAACCTTGGTCTGAAGTACAAAAACTGACGCAAACAAAACCCGCCCCTAAATTTAAAGGGTTTGCCACAAAAGCTGAAGCACAAGCGTGGTTTGATGCGCAAAAATCTGGGTCTCGATCTTATGAGACTGCGTATGATGGCGCCTTTAAGGCAGATAAAAATCGTTTCTATATCTTTACTGACGGAGGGAGTCGTAATACTGGTAATGTTAGCGGAGGACACGTTAAGTCAACTGATAAAGCTGCGTGGGCAATTGCTATCTACGCAGGTAGCGATTTAAAGACGCCCGTCTTTTCAGATACAAAAGGGTATTTCGGTCGTACAAACAATGAGATGGAAATGTTAGCCCTAATTAATGCGTTACTACAAGCCGCTAAAACAGACCATCCTGTGACTATTGTGAGTGACTCAAAATACGTCCTAGACTCTGTCACAAATTGGATGTACAACTGGCAAAAGAATGGTTGGAAGAAAACAAGCGGTGAAATTGCTAACTTAAAAGGGTGGCAACAAATTTTCGAACTTATTCAACCCCTTGAAGACCGTTTGAATTTCATTTGGGTCAAGGGGCATGCAACCAGCGCTGGAAACGTCCTTGTCGATCGTTTATTAAACGAATCAATGGACGCACTATAA